From Spirochaetota bacterium:
AAAAGCTGCCACAGTGGAAACAGGATATGGACCTAAAGGTATAACACAGCGCAGTGCCAGTGGGGCAGTATTGATGAATACAACAGTGTGAGGTAGAGTATGAATTCAACATTCATGGGGATAGAAATTGGGAAAAGGGGGCTTTTGGCTCACCAGCAGGCACTGCATGTTACCGGGCATAATATATCAAATGCAGCCAATGAGGAATATTCACGACAGCGAGTGGTGATAACAGCAGCTGATCCTTTGTATGTACCTGCATTAAACCGAGCAGAGCAGCCAGGCAATATTGGGCAGGGCAGTGAAGTTGCCATGATCCAGCGCATACGCGATGAGTTCATCGATGATCGCATTATGGTGGAAAAACAGGCTTTTGGTTACTGGAAAGCGCGCAATGATTTTATCTACCAGATAGAGATGGTATACAATGAGCCATCGGACCAGTCAATACGAAGCCGATTGGATGCGCTGTGGGAAGGGTTTCAGGAACTATCAAAATACCCCGAAGAGCGCTCAACACGTGAGGTGGTTAAGGAAAAGGCCATAGCTTTAGCTCATGAAGTTAAATATGTGTATGGCAAATTGTATGAATTGCAGAAACAGGCAAACAGACAAATTGGCCATACAGTGAATCAGATAAATGAATATGCTCAAACAATCCGTGACCTCAATGAAAGGATATTGAAAGCAGAAGCATTAGGTGATAATCCCAATGACCTGAAAGATAAGCGCGATGCGTTGATTGAAAAACTGTCTCAGCTTGTAAACATTAATGTCAGCCGTACTGATAAGGATGAGCTTATTGTATATATTGGGTCAGAAAATCTGGTACAAGGCGAGGTGTTCAGGCCACTAGTTGCTATAGAAGACCCTGAGAACAATGGCATGTTCAAAGTATTATGGAAACAGACGCTCACTGATGTCAATATTCAAAGCGGTGAGCTGGCAGGCCTTATTTCAATCCGTGATGGTGTTTTGCGACAGAACATTAATGACGTTAATGCATTTGCAATTAATTTAACTGACCTTGTAAACGAAGTGCACCGTGATGGGTTTGGCAAGAACAATCAGACAAATAATAATTTCTTTAAACACATTGCTGTCAGCGACAATGTAGAGGGAAACTTTGATCTGAACAATGATGGTATTTATGATGTAACAGCTCTGTTTAAAATTTCGGGCAATAATAAAGTTGATGCTTCAGCTGCTATCGGGATTACAGGTACACTCACATTTGTTAAGAACAATGCAATAGACCAGGAAATCAAGATAAACTATTATGCAACCGACACACTGCTTGATGTCATTAAGCGTGTCAATGATGCCAAGATTGGAATTGTGGGATATATCAATCACAACAGCCAGCTGGCTTTCAAAGCAACTATCGCCGAAGATACTGATAAAAAAAATTTTATTATACGACACCTAGAAGACTCAGGGCAGCTTTTGGTGGGCTATGCAGGTATTTTGAAAGAGTCAGGCCCACAGGGTGCATTTGACTACAGGCGGGTAGATGATATACGAAAGATTATTGCATCCCGTGAGCATATCACCATCACACCGATGTTTAACCCTGCTTCGTATATGGACATTGATGATGCAATCAAGTATGACATAGATTCCATAGCTGCTGCAAAGGGAAAAGACTTAGGTGGCACAGGCGACTTCAATACATCAAATGGTGTAGGTGATGGAAGCAACGCCCTGGCACTGGCAGCACTCAAGCACAAGCATGCAATGATTGATTCCAACGCAACATTCAATGATTTTTATACATCACTTATCTCGCGTATTGGATCACAGGGTGAGGAAGCCAAAGACAGAATCGCAAGTCAGGAAACTCTTTTAAAGAACCTTGCTAATCTGCGCCAGTCAGTCTCTGGAATTAATCTGGATGAGGAGATGGCAAATATGGTTCAGTTCCAGCACGGGTACAATGCTTCAGCACGGGTAATTGCCATGATTGACAGGATGCTGGAAACAATTATTAAGTTAGGCCAGGGGGTGTAAGCCATGCAACGCGTAACCAATCAAATGATTAATAATACAATGATCTATAACCTGAACCGCCATCAGCAGGACATGGATAAAATGCAGGATATGCTTGCAACGGGGAAAAATGTGCAGTTTCCAAGAGATAATCCTGTTGCTGCCACCAATCAGATGCTGTATAAAACTGCACTTGTTGAAATAGAACAGTATATTAAAAATATTGATGAGGCAAAGTCAAAATTAAGTGAAGTAGACTCTGCGCTACAATCTGTGATACGCATCTTTCAGCGTCTGCGTGTGCTTGCAGTTCAGGGTGCTCATGGTATATATACTTCATTTGAACGCAAGGAAGCAGCAGCAACTGAAATTAATCAGATGCTTGAAGAGCTTGTTAGCATCGCTAATATCAGGGGGGCGACAGGTAAGCCCATCTTTGGCGGCTATCAGACAGGCACTGAAAATATACCTGACCCGTTTGTTCCCATATACCAGACACTCACTGCGGGAAATCAGGGCAATGCAATGATTGGTGTGCAGTATCGTGGAAATACCGGTAAGATTCTGAGAGAAGTAGCAACCGGTGAGTATTTAGATGTGAATGTGCCAGGCAACTGGGCATTCTGGGCAACCAATCAGGTGCTGTCGGCAAATAAGGATGTTTCGCAGTACAGGGCACTTGCCACGCAGTCGTTTAAAATTGATGGTGTATCAATTCAGGTTGCTGCAGGCGATACTATCGATATGATTGTTGATAAGATAAACAATGCTGGTTTAAGTGTACGGGCTTCTATTGGTGCGCGCAACAACCTTGTGCTTGAAACAACGGTGCCGCATGCCATCTGGCTTGAGGATGAAGGCAGCGGGACATTCCTGCGTGATGCCGGCATGATAAATCCTGACTTTCCCAATCCGCCAAACAATATTGATCCAACGGTGTCGGTAAGCGGCATGTCAATATTTGATATGGTTATACAACTGCGTGATGACCTTGTACGTGGTGACCAGGAGTTAGTTGGCGGGCGAGATTTAGGTCTTATTGATATGGCACTTGACAATGTGTTGCGCCACATTGCTGCAATAGGGGCAAAGGAAAATCGGGTGGAAGAACTTGCAAAACGTTCAGAATACGCTAAAAGTAATATCCTTGACATACTGTCAAAATCTGAAGGAATTGATTTCCCTGAAACAATAATGAACTTCAGATGGCTTGAATCAGTGCATAATTATGCGCTTGCAGTTGGTGCACGGTCAATAAAGCCAACACTTATGGATTTCCTGCGATAAATTAGATAACAAGAGGTAGTCACGTTGATTACAATAGTCACAAAACCATTTGGCCAGATTGAAGTTGATGAACGTCAGATAATTGATTTTCCTGAAGGAATTTATGGCTTTGAGGATATTAAAAAGTTTGTAATTCTGGATGCAAACGAAAAATCCCCGTTTAAATGGTTACAAGCATACAGTGAGCCCGATTTAGCTTTTGTCATTATACGCCCTGTTGATTTCATGGTGCAGTATGAGCTTGACGTATTGCCTCAGGATCTGGAGGATATAGGGGCAAAAAGCCCAGACGAGGTGTTGGTATTTGCGATAGTTACCATACCAGAAGACCCTTCCAGAATGACAGCTAATCTTCAAGGGCCAATTATCATTAATCCCAAAACGCGATGTGGTAAGCAAGCCATATCGCTCAACGATAAATACAAAGTGCGCCACTACATACTTGACGAGATAAAAAAAGCACAGGTGAAGGGGTGAATTCATGCTGGTACTGGCGCGCAAAATAAATGAAAGCATAATGATTGGCGATGATATTGAAATCGTAATAATTGATATAAAGGGTGATCAGGTTAAATTAGGAATCAAGGCACCAAAATCTGTTGCAGTGCATCGCAAGGAAATATATGAAGAAATACAAAAAGAGAATATTGCCGCTATGAAATCCCAGCTTAAACCCGATACACTCAAAGATATTACTGACATATTGAAGACACATACAGAAAAAAACATTGACAACCAAAAAAAATAATAGTAAATACACATACAATGTTGTTACCCTTTCGGATGGTAGCTGTGCGCTACTGTCATACTGGATTGTATTTTGAGGACCTCAAGTTATACAATAGATCCCAAATAAGCTTTGCAGGGTTCGTTATTATAATCTTATTTATGGGGGTTATATGCCTGATGTCATTGTTCAGACAAATGTACTGTATCTTGTAGCTTTCTTCTTTATAGTATTCGTTATACGTGAGATAGTAGCATTTAGAAAGATTTTGAAGCTTAAATATGTCTTCACACCACTTGTAACATATCTTGTTATTATTATTGCTTTATATCTATCCTATGTGCGTGGTTTTAATCAATATAATATTTTTATTATTGCAGGGCTTGTGTTTGCATTAATTGCTGATACATTGCTTATGATAGAAGAGATAAGTTTTTTTATCCATGGGCTGTTTTTCTTTTTATTAACGCATATCTGCTATGTATATGCATTGAGTATTAACTATAATTTTGGCACAACAGATATAATTGTTGGTGTAGTTGTACTGATACTTTTCTTTTCTTATTATCTGTTGATTCATAAAGCAAAAGGGAAGCTGTATTTTCCAATAATACTCTATATGCTCGTGCTGTCACTAGTGATGCTTATTGCTATAGGTACATTGGTAAAAAATATATATCCACGGGGTGCCATTGTAACCATTGCTGCAGTTCTTTTTGCAATATCCGATGGAGTACTTGCCTTCAATCAATTTATACGAAAAATTCCTCATAGTACTGTCGTGACGTGGTCGCTGTATGCACCTGCACAGCTGTTGTTTGCATTTTCCTGCTATTATTAGAAATTTTTCTTATAATTTTTCTTGTTAAAATTTACACTTTATTAGTATAATTTATTGATAATACAATTCAATTAATGTAATAATATTATGGTGGGGTGCTATGAAAAAGACTTTGGTATTCTTAGTAGTAGTATGTATTTCCTGCGGACAAATTATAACGCAAACCCCAAAAAAGGATTATGAACGAATATATAAAAATTTGACCAATGCAGAATCAATCGAAAATCTGGTGCAGAAGAATAAACTGTTAAATACAGCATACACCCTTATTATGCAACGACATGGAGAATTGGTAAAAGAAAAAAAATCTGATGCAACTGTAGCATCTTTGCTTGCCTATTACTATTTTTTAAAAGGAAACTATCAGGATGCAGGGGCACAGGCTGAACTTGCCCAGTCTATTAGTACAGGTACAGATCCCATAGGCCTGATTTTACAAGCACGTATACTCCTTGCCACCAAAGGGAAAGCTGGTGCTGGAAGTGCGCTTGATATTTTGCGCTCATTGGAGGGTTTGGATAATCCAATGGCGTATATAGCAACAGGCGATGCATATTTTTTAAAATCAGATTATGATAAAGCCCGTGATAACTATACAAAGGCATTATTGCTAAACAAAGAATTGCAGGTTGTAGCTGCAAACCGCCTGGAAGTTATTTCGCGTATAAAAACATTAACTATTGATGTAGCAAAAGTATCTGACTTTATTCTTGAACCTGTAATTACTAGAGATAAACTTGCGCATTTACTGTATGAAATATTTGAAATTCAAAAATATATTACAGTGACAAAACCACTGCCCGCCGATTTTATTGATCTGGCTAAGTCTCACTATGCAAGTGCAGTATCTGCATTGCGCAGCAAGGGTTTTTTTTCATACATTCAGGGTAACACCTTTGAACCTTTTATGGTAGTATCTAGAGGAGAAATGGCAAAAGTTGTGGAGGATTTTTTGGTGCTTTCCCGAAACAACGAAGGATTGAGGACAAAATATAAAGATGAATCACCTCCGTTTTTTAATGATATAAAGACCGATAACGTGTATTATAATGCACTACGGCTTGCTTGCGATATGGAAATTATGAGTGTTTCCCTAAGTCAGGAGGCATATCCTGACGAATCGGTTACAGGATTACAAGCAATAATGATAATTCAAAAATTGATAAAGTAAGCCATTATTTTAATAAGGGGTTATTATGAAAAAAAGCAAGATAGCGATACTTTTATGTGGATTACTAATCGCGGTAATTATTGGTGCCATAACATTTGCACAGTTAGAAGACAAAGCTAAAAAAGGCCAAGCAATTTCAAGTCCCAGGATTACCTACAAAAATTATATATGGATAGAGGGAGAAAATGCAGTATCTACAAATTTTGCCCGCGAACCCATTTATAATTTTTTCTGCAGCAATAAATTTGCACTACAGCTTTCAAAAGATGTAGAGCCTCCACAGGAAGGATATTTTGCTACGTATGTCTTTTACGTAACGCACACTAAAGAATACGATTTATGGATGGGATGTACTCCACCGGGCTCAAGGTATAAGGATAGGCCAGGGTATGCTTCACCAATTGAATGGAAAATTGACAATGGTCCGTTTCAAACAGCGTCAGCTGAAAATGTGTATGTTAAAAGTTTCTATGGCATAGGTGGCTACTACTGGGTGAAAATAGCATCCGGTACACTTAATGCTGGCAAACATACATTAACAATACGAGTTAAACAAAAGCGAAGCAGTGGATGGGATTACTATTTCTATATTGATGCAATTGTACTGTTTCCTCAGTACAGTACGGGTATTGCAAAACTTATGGATTTTCCTGAGGTTTGGCCACAGGATTTTACAACTCCCGGAGATGGCATTATATTTAATACTCCTGAGTTTTATGAAAAAAAGTTACGAGCAAATATAAGCGACAGGGAAGCGCTGTTCACTCTTGTACAGATATATGGCTGGCTGTATGATTACAACAAGGCAATATTTTTATTGCAAAAGTATCTTGAGAAAAACCCGCGTGACATTGATATGCGGTTACAATTGGCTGCCTTTTATTCATGGTCGGATCAGCTGGATGCAGCTATCAGCGAATACAAAAATATTATATCAATAGATGAGAAGAATATCACTGCCCGAAAGCTCTTATCGGTGCTTGCTGGCTGGAATAACCGTTATGATGAAGCAATAAAGTATTACCAGGAGATTATTGCTATAGAACCTGAAAACGTTGATGCTTATGTTTCGCTTGCCACGCAGTATTCGTGGAAAGGTGAAATGAATAGAGCTATCGCCACATTTGAAAAAGCTGAAAGTTTAGCCCCAAACAATGCTGATGTTCTTGAAGTACTGGGCGACAATTACTACTGGGCAGGAAGGGCGTATGATGCAATACGCCAGTATTATCGTATTATTGACATAGATGAAAAGCGAATATCAGCGTATAAAAAGCTTGCAAAGATATATCTTGATTTAGGCGAAAGTGCAAAGG
This genomic window contains:
- the flgK gene encoding flagellar hook-associated protein FlgK encodes the protein MNSTFMGIEIGKRGLLAHQQALHVTGHNISNAANEEYSRQRVVITAADPLYVPALNRAEQPGNIGQGSEVAMIQRIRDEFIDDRIMVEKQAFGYWKARNDFIYQIEMVYNEPSDQSIRSRLDALWEGFQELSKYPEERSTREVVKEKAIALAHEVKYVYGKLYELQKQANRQIGHTVNQINEYAQTIRDLNERILKAEALGDNPNDLKDKRDALIEKLSQLVNINVSRTDKDELIVYIGSENLVQGEVFRPLVAIEDPENNGMFKVLWKQTLTDVNIQSGELAGLISIRDGVLRQNINDVNAFAINLTDLVNEVHRDGFGKNNQTNNNFFKHIAVSDNVEGNFDLNNDGIYDVTALFKISGNNKVDASAAIGITGTLTFVKNNAIDQEIKINYYATDTLLDVIKRVNDAKIGIVGYINHNSQLAFKATIAEDTDKKNFIIRHLEDSGQLLVGYAGILKESGPQGAFDYRRVDDIRKIIASREHITITPMFNPASYMDIDDAIKYDIDSIAAAKGKDLGGTGDFNTSNGVGDGSNALALAALKHKHAMIDSNATFNDFYTSLISRIGSQGEEAKDRIASQETLLKNLANLRQSVSGINLDEEMANMVQFQHGYNASARVIAMIDRMLETIIKLGQGV
- a CDS encoding flagellar hook-associated protein 3: MQRVTNQMINNTMIYNLNRHQQDMDKMQDMLATGKNVQFPRDNPVAATNQMLYKTALVEIEQYIKNIDEAKSKLSEVDSALQSVIRIFQRLRVLAVQGAHGIYTSFERKEAAATEINQMLEELVSIANIRGATGKPIFGGYQTGTENIPDPFVPIYQTLTAGNQGNAMIGVQYRGNTGKILREVATGEYLDVNVPGNWAFWATNQVLSANKDVSQYRALATQSFKIDGVSIQVAAGDTIDMIVDKINNAGLSVRASIGARNNLVLETTVPHAIWLEDEGSGTFLRDAGMINPDFPNPPNNIDPTVSVSGMSIFDMVIQLRDDLVRGDQELVGGRDLGLIDMALDNVLRHIAAIGAKENRVEELAKRSEYAKSNILDILSKSEGIDFPETIMNFRWLESVHNYALAVGARSIKPTLMDFLR
- the fliW gene encoding flagellar assembly protein FliW, whose product is MTIVTKPFGQIEVDERQIIDFPEGIYGFEDIKKFVILDANEKSPFKWLQAYSEPDLAFVIIRPVDFMVQYELDVLPQDLEDIGAKSPDEVLVFAIVTIPEDPSRMTANLQGPIIINPKTRCGKQAISLNDKYKVRHYILDEIKKAQVKG
- the csrA gene encoding carbon storage regulator CsrA, which translates into the protein MLVLARKINESIMIGDDIEIVIIDIKGDQVKLGIKAPKSVAVHRKEIYEEIQKENIAAMKSQLKPDTLKDITDILKTHTEKNIDNQKK
- a CDS encoding lysoplasmalogenase, translated to MPDVIVQTNVLYLVAFFFIVFVIREIVAFRKILKLKYVFTPLVTYLVIIIALYLSYVRGFNQYNIFIIAGLVFALIADTLLMIEEISFFIHGLFFFLLTHICYVYALSINYNFGTTDIIVGVVVLILFFSYYLLIHKAKGKLYFPIILYMLVLSLVMLIAIGTLVKNIYPRGAIVTIAAVLFAISDGVLAFNQFIRKIPHSTVVTWSLYAPAQLLFAFSCYY
- a CDS encoding S-layer homology domain-containing protein, with amino-acid sequence MKKTLVFLVVVCISCGQIITQTPKKDYERIYKNLTNAESIENLVQKNKLLNTAYTLIMQRHGELVKEKKSDATVASLLAYYYFLKGNYQDAGAQAELAQSISTGTDPIGLILQARILLATKGKAGAGSALDILRSLEGLDNPMAYIATGDAYFLKSDYDKARDNYTKALLLNKELQVVAANRLEVISRIKTLTIDVAKVSDFILEPVITRDKLAHLLYEIFEIQKYITVTKPLPADFIDLAKSHYASAVSALRSKGFFSYIQGNTFEPFMVVSRGEMAKVVEDFLVLSRNNEGLRTKYKDESPPFFNDIKTDNVYYNALRLACDMEIMSVSLSQEAYPDESVTGLQAIMIIQKLIK